The Virgibacillus phasianinus genome includes a window with the following:
- a CDS encoding quaternary amine ABC transporter ATP-binding protein yields MTTKMEIKDVSKIFGPHPKRTLKHLEKGMSKQEILKKTGHTVGVENASFEIEDGEMFVIMGLSGSGKSTLIRCLNLLNRPTGGSILVDGEDITKYDNNQLKKYRQKKIAMVFQHFGLFNHRTVLQNVVYGLEIRKVSQKERLEIAQSSLETVGLKGWENKYPDELSGGMQQRVGLARALANDPDILLMDEPFSALDPLIRREMQLELLDLQNKLQKTIIFITHDVNEAFKIGDRVAVMKDGTVEQIGTPEEILSNPANSYIEEFVKDIDRSKVIQAKGIMIKPNALVRIKDGLNVAIKEMNSNGLSSVYVVDKERKLQGIVSIDDALVGLNDGKDLKSVLKGGYETASPEDYIQDLIDKATKSGYPIAILDEQKLVGIIPRATVLSSLTP; encoded by the coding sequence ATGACTACTAAAATGGAAATTAAGGATGTTTCAAAAATATTTGGACCCCATCCAAAAAGAACATTAAAGCATCTTGAAAAAGGGATGTCAAAACAGGAAATTTTAAAGAAAACAGGTCACACAGTCGGCGTTGAAAATGCATCGTTTGAGATTGAAGATGGAGAAATGTTTGTCATTATGGGGCTTTCCGGTAGTGGTAAATCTACATTAATTCGATGTTTAAATTTGCTGAACCGTCCCACGGGTGGGAGCATTCTAGTTGATGGTGAAGATATAACAAAATATGATAACAACCAATTAAAAAAATATCGGCAAAAAAAGATTGCAATGGTATTTCAGCACTTTGGGTTATTTAATCATCGTACCGTTTTGCAAAATGTAGTCTACGGGCTTGAAATTCGTAAAGTATCGCAAAAGGAACGGTTGGAAATTGCCCAATCAAGCCTGGAAACGGTTGGATTAAAAGGTTGGGAAAATAAATATCCAGATGAATTAAGCGGGGGAATGCAGCAGCGTGTTGGTCTGGCACGGGCACTGGCCAATGACCCAGATATCTTGCTGATGGATGAACCGTTTAGTGCCCTCGATCCCTTAATCCGCCGCGAGATGCAACTCGAATTATTGGATTTACAAAACAAACTGCAAAAGACGATTATCTTTATTACCCATGATGTAAACGAAGCATTTAAGATTGGTGACCGTGTTGCTGTGATGAAGGATGGAACGGTTGAACAAATTGGAACGCCGGAAGAAATCCTTTCCAATCCAGCGAACAGTTATATTGAAGAGTTTGTTAAGGACATTGACCGTTCTAAAGTTATTCAGGCTAAAGGTATCATGATTAAACCAAATGCACTTGTTCGCATAAAGGATGGGTTGAATGTCGCGATCAAAGAGATGAATTCAAATGGTCTATCAAGCGTATATGTTGTTGACAAGGAACGAAAACTGCAGGGGATAGTATCCATTGACGATGCCTTGGTCGGACTCAATGACGGCAAGGATTTAAAAAGTGTTTTAAAAGGTGGATATGAAACCGCCTCTCCTGAAGATTACATTCAAGATCTGATTGACAAAGCTACGAAATCCGGCTACCCAATTGCGATTCTTGATGAACAAAAACTGGTTGGAATTATACCAAGGGCAACGGTTCTTTCTAGCTTAACACCGTAA
- a CDS encoding ABC transporter substrate-binding protein, with protein sequence MKHKWTFIWSAMLCLLIGLGIYSSATSEDKGQASNGTIVFADAGWDSIRVHNQIAGFIIENGYDYNTDVINGSTSATFTGLRNGEIDAYMEIWINNLKKPYNEAKEAGDIVTLGTNFKTDKQGFFVPTYMIEGDPEKGIEPMAPDLKSVKDLAKYAELFEDPADPTKGRIIGGYSGSVAQEIMKQKVKTYGLDENFNYFTPGSAAALSTSIVKAFKNHEPWVGYYWTPTWITSKYDMTMLKEPEYDQEIWNKNYGTAFPVDKIYIAVNSDLPERAPKVVDFLKNYKTSSELTGEALVYMQDNNAEAKDAAEWWLKKHQDLWSKWVPADVARKVKSAL encoded by the coding sequence ATGAAACATAAATGGACATTTATTTGGTCAGCCATGTTGTGTCTTTTAATTGGATTAGGTATTTACAGTAGCGCAACATCTGAAGACAAAGGGCAAGCCAGTAATGGAACAATTGTATTTGCTGATGCCGGGTGGGACAGTATTCGCGTACATAACCAAATCGCGGGATTCATTATTGAAAATGGTTATGACTATAATACGGATGTTATAAATGGATCAACATCTGCCACATTTACTGGTCTCAGAAATGGTGAGATTGACGCCTATATGGAAATTTGGATTAACAATCTAAAAAAACCTTATAACGAAGCGAAAGAGGCAGGCGATATTGTAACCCTTGGGACAAACTTTAAAACAGATAAACAAGGTTTTTTTGTACCCACATATATGATCGAGGGAGATCCTGAAAAGGGAATTGAGCCAATGGCGCCAGATTTAAAAAGTGTAAAGGATTTAGCGAAATACGCTGAGCTTTTTGAAGATCCTGCCGATCCTACTAAAGGACGGATTATTGGGGGATATAGCGGATCTGTCGCTCAAGAAATTATGAAGCAAAAAGTGAAAACTTATGGACTCGATGAAAATTTTAACTATTTTACACCTGGATCCGCAGCAGCATTATCAACATCCATTGTTAAAGCATTCAAAAATCATGAACCATGGGTTGGGTATTATTGGACACCGACATGGATTACAAGTAAGTATGACATGACAATGCTCAAAGAACCTGAGTACGATCAGGAAATTTGGAATAAGAATTATGGGACGGCTTTTCCTGTAGATAAGATTTATATTGCCGTTAATTCAGATCTTCCAGAGCGGGCACCTAAAGTTGTCGACTTTTTAAAAAACTACAAGACATCCAGTGAATTAACTGGTGAAGCGCTTGTATACATGCAAGACAACAATGCTGAGGCTAAAGATGCTGCAGAATGGTGGCTAAAGAAGCATCAAGATTTATGGAGTAAATGGGTTCCGGCTGATGTTGCTAGAAAAGTAAAATCAGCTTTGTAA
- a CDS encoding ABC transporter permease: MCTATLNMFDFPENLTFHIGKYVSDLVDWLTVNCSGFFDAIKSGLLWLLINFNDFLVWVPWWFFILTIFLLACQYKSVTSGIVFAVFLFLIGIFGYWDMTMFTLAIVVASVVISLIIGIPLGVLMAYNKRFEIIAKPLLDAMQTMPTFVYLIPAIFFFGLGLVPGVLSTIIYALPPVMRLTNLAIRGVPDEVVEAGLSFGSSKWQLLKKVQIPQALPTIMAGINQTTMMALAMVVVASMVGVEGLGLEVLTALNQIDVAKGFEAGLSIVFLAIIIDRLTLAISEKSQRRI; the protein is encoded by the coding sequence TTGTGTACTGCAACCTTAAATATGTTTGATTTTCCAGAAAATCTAACGTTTCACATAGGAAAATATGTAAGCGATCTTGTTGATTGGTTAACTGTTAACTGTAGTGGCTTCTTTGACGCTATTAAATCCGGTCTTTTGTGGCTGCTCATTAACTTTAATGATTTCCTTGTTTGGGTACCATGGTGGTTCTTTATACTAACTATTTTCTTACTAGCCTGCCAATACAAGTCAGTAACCTCTGGAATTGTCTTTGCAGTATTTTTATTTCTGATTGGTATTTTTGGCTATTGGGATATGACGATGTTTACACTAGCAATTGTCGTCGCAAGTGTGGTGATTTCATTAATTATTGGTATACCGCTAGGAGTCCTGATGGCATATAACAAAAGGTTTGAAATCATTGCAAAACCGCTTCTGGATGCGATGCAAACAATGCCAACTTTTGTTTATCTTATTCCCGCTATCTTTTTCTTCGGATTAGGCCTTGTACCAGGGGTTTTGTCCACAATTATTTATGCTCTGCCACCGGTTATGCGGTTAACAAATCTGGCAATCCGCGGTGTTCCAGATGAAGTGGTTGAGGCTGGTCTATCTTTTGGTTCTTCAAAATGGCAGCTATTAAAAAAGGTGCAAATCCCGCAGGCCCTGCCTACCATCATGGCTGGTATTAACCAAACAACGATGATGGCACTTGCTATGGTTGTTGTGGCCTCAATGGTTGGTGTTGAAGGGCTTGGTTTAGAGGTATTAACGGCACTAAATCAAATTGATGTGGCAAAAGGATTCGAAGCAGGTCTAAGCATTGTTTTCCTAGCAATCATCATTGACAGACTGACACTTGCCATTTCAGAAAAATCCCAAAGACGGATCTGA